One segment of Tenrec ecaudatus isolate mTenEca1 chromosome 1, mTenEca1.hap1, whole genome shotgun sequence DNA contains the following:
- the DHDDS gene encoding dehydrodolichyl diphosphate synthase complex subunit DHDDS — protein sequence MSWIKEGKLSLWERFCANIIKAGPLPKHIAFIMDGNRRYAKKCQVERQEGHSQGFNKMAETLRWCLNLGILEVTVYAFSIENFKRSKSEVDGLMDLARQKFSRLMEEREKLQKHGVCIRVLGDLHLLPMDLQELIAQAVQTTQNYNKCFLNVCFAYTSRHEISNAVREMAWGVEQGLLDPSDVSESLLEKCLYTNHSPHPDVLIRTSGEVRLSDFLLWQTSHSCLVFQPVLWPEYTFWNFCEAILQFQMNYSVLQKARDMYAEERQRQQLERDQAAVTQQLLREGLLASADAQLRRTCLHKLSARREERLQGFLQALELKRADWLARLGTASA from the exons ATGTCATGGATCAAGGAAGGAAAGCTGTCACTTTGGGAGCGTTTCTGTGCCAACATCATAAAG GCAGGCCCACTGCCCAAACACATTGCATTTATAATGGATGGAAACCGTCGCTATGCCAAGAAGTGCCAGGTGGAACGGCAGGAGGGCCATTCACAAGGCTTCAATAAGATGGCTGAG ACTCTGCGCTGGTGTTTGAACCTGGGCATCCTAGAAGTGACAGTCTACGCATTCAGCATTGAGAACTTCAAACGCTCCAAGAGTGAAGTTGACGGGCTAATGGATCTGGCCCGGCAGAAGTTCAGCCGCTTAATGGAAGAACG GGAGAAGCTGCAGAAGCACGGCGTGTGCATCCGGGTCCTGGGCGATCTGCATTTGTTGCCTATGGATCTGCAGGAGCTGATTGCACAAGCTGTGCAAACCACCCAAAACTACAACAA GTGTTTCCTGAATGTCTGTTTTGCATATACCTCCCGCCATGAGATCAGCAACGCTGTGAGAGAGATGGCCTGGGGAGTGGAGCAAGGCCTCCTGGATCCGAG CGATGTCTCTGAGTCCCTGCTTGAAAAGTGCCTCTACACCAACCACTCTCCTCATCCAGACGTCTTGATACGGACTTCCGGGGAAGTCAGGCTGAGTGACTTCTTGCTCTGGCAG ACCTCACACTCCTGTCTGGTATTCCAACCAGTTTTATGGCCAGAATATACATTTTGGAACTTCTGTGAGGCCATCCTGCAATTCCAGATGAACTACAGTGTGCTTCAG AAGGCCCGAGACATGTATGCAGAGGAGCGGCAGAGGCAACAGCTGGAGAGGGACCAGGCTGCAGTGACCCAGCAGCTGCTGCGAGAAGGGCTCCTGGCCAGTGCGGACGCCCAGCTCCGACGGACATGCTTGCACAAACTCTCAGCCAGACGGGAAGAGCGGCTCCAAGGTTTCCTGCAGGCCTTGGAACTCAAGCGAGCTGACTGGCTGGCACGTCTGGGCACCGCATCAGCCTGA